A window of the Natronomonas salina genome harbors these coding sequences:
- a CDS encoding RNA-guided pseudouridylation complex pseudouridine synthase subunit Cbf5 yields the protein MRERGPPDDRDPETLLEFGVVNLDKPPGPSAHQVAAWVRDAADVARAAHAGTLDPKVTGCLPILTGTATRAAQVFDESRKGYVSELELHAPAPNDLAETLAEFEGPLYQKPPRKSAVARRLRVREIFSLEALEVEDRRALIDVECESGTYVRKLCHDLGLALGTGANMGDLRRTKTGTFDDASLVTLHDLVDGLAFWREDGDADLLREVVQPAERALEHLPGLTVAPSAAREIAEGAPVYPPGILETDLGAADEGDLVASYTPDGAAVCLGHLVGDPAADSGVVVELERVLV from the coding sequence ATGCGCGAACGCGGCCCGCCGGACGACCGCGACCCCGAGACCCTCCTGGAGTTCGGGGTCGTCAACCTCGACAAGCCGCCCGGCCCCTCGGCCCACCAGGTCGCCGCCTGGGTCCGCGACGCCGCCGACGTCGCCCGCGCCGCCCACGCGGGCACGCTCGACCCGAAGGTGACGGGCTGTCTGCCGATCCTGACCGGCACCGCGACCCGCGCCGCACAGGTGTTCGACGAGAGCCGGAAGGGGTACGTCTCCGAACTCGAACTCCATGCGCCCGCGCCGAACGACCTCGCGGAGACCCTCGCCGAGTTCGAGGGCCCGCTCTACCAGAAGCCGCCGCGGAAGTCCGCGGTCGCCCGCCGGCTCCGCGTCCGCGAGATATTCAGCCTCGAGGCCCTCGAGGTCGAGGACCGCCGGGCGCTGATCGACGTCGAGTGCGAGAGCGGGACCTACGTCCGGAAGCTCTGTCACGACCTCGGCCTCGCGCTCGGCACCGGCGCCAACATGGGCGACCTCCGGCGGACCAAGACCGGCACCTTCGACGACGCGTCGCTCGTCACACTGCACGACCTCGTCGACGGGCTGGCGTTCTGGCGCGAGGACGGCGACGCAGACCTCCTGCGGGAGGTCGTCCAGCCCGCCGAGCGCGCGCTGGAACACCTGCCGGGGCTGACCGTCGCACCATCTGCGGCCCGCGAGATCGCCGAGGGCGCGCCGGTGTACCCCCCCGGTATCCTGGAGACGGACCTCGGGGCCGCCGACGAAGGCGACCTCGTCGCCAGTTACACGCCGGACGGCGCCGCGGTCTGTCTCGGCCACCTCGTCGGCGACCCGGCGGCAGATTCGGGCGTCGTCGTCGAACTGGAGCGCGTCCTGGTCTGA
- a CDS encoding DUF2391 family protein, with product MTAGGRDGGGDPSPAKTVAVEELRSQLAELEDTVDDPEERREVEQAISLLERLPGGADGADLIRKFTRRDIAEGFVGAILISLPMLVEDGVFEIAEVFLARPALLVLNVCFVFAVTAGLLYFADFRDVQITRPIFGIIPRRFTAVLVIAFVTATFTMTLWGRLDGWSDPVVALARISVVWTLCAFGAALGDLLPGESSAKDINDELDDLGERIGIGDREGRF from the coding sequence ATGACCGCAGGGGGGCGCGACGGCGGGGGCGACCCGTCGCCGGCGAAGACCGTCGCCGTCGAGGAGCTCCGCTCGCAGCTCGCGGAGCTGGAGGACACCGTCGACGACCCCGAGGAGCGCCGGGAGGTCGAGCAGGCGATCAGCCTCCTGGAGCGGCTGCCCGGCGGCGCCGACGGAGCCGACCTCATCAGGAAGTTCACCCGGCGCGACATCGCCGAGGGGTTCGTCGGCGCCATCCTCATCTCGCTGCCGATGCTCGTCGAGGACGGCGTGTTCGAGATCGCCGAGGTGTTCCTCGCCCGGCCCGCGCTGCTCGTCCTCAACGTCTGCTTCGTGTTCGCGGTGACCGCCGGCCTGCTGTACTTCGCGGACTTCCGGGACGTCCAGATCACCCGGCCCATCTTCGGCATCATCCCCCGGCGCTTCACCGCCGTCCTCGTCATCGCCTTCGTCACCGCGACGTTCACCATGACGCTGTGGGGCCGCCTCGACGGCTGGTCTGACCCGGTCGTCGCGCTCGCGCGCATCTCCGTCGTCTGGACGCTCTGTGCGTTCGGCGCCGCGCTCGGCGACCTCCTGCCCGGCGAGTCCTCCGCGAAGGACATCAACGACGAACTCGACGACCTCGGCGAACGCATCGGTATCGGGGACCGGGAAGGGCGATTCTAG
- a CDS encoding rubrerythrin-like domain-containing protein — MRPNNPEAGVELYECFDCGERTTDPPVPTCEHCGGDLRNLGRSRDL; from the coding sequence ATGCGCCCGAACAACCCGGAAGCGGGAGTGGAACTGTACGAGTGTTTCGACTGTGGCGAGCGGACGACCGACCCGCCGGTGCCGACCTGCGAGCACTGCGGCGGCGACCTGCGGAACCTCGGCCGGTCGAGGGACCTCTAA
- a CDS encoding DUF106 domain-containing protein — protein sequence MARTASKVQELVREDPEMEPALEYVLEQADHGTVSWGDVSDELSSGQWGRLIEKGILVDSDGEGFDVADPEGVREALSDDELEIPDAPDTDSSWTKWDKMAAVGSIAMFAGYTFQSVREPLASALHVVLGPLIDVLPFFAVVMVLALFTGLYSTLLQANLMDMEVMGEYQQRMKDIQEKRKQAKERGDDEELERIQEEQMEAMADNMGMFKEQFRPMVWIMVITIPVFLWMYAIIGFRGQPLYPEIADSLSNVVIPIAGEVAWTDGFVGPLQVWIVWYFVCSMCFTQVIRKALNIQTTPT from the coding sequence ATGGCACGTACAGCGTCGAAGGTGCAGGAGCTCGTCAGGGAGGACCCCGAGATGGAGCCGGCCCTCGAGTACGTCCTCGAGCAGGCCGACCACGGGACCGTCTCCTGGGGGGACGTCTCCGACGAGCTGTCGAGCGGCCAGTGGGGCCGGCTCATCGAGAAGGGGATCCTCGTCGACTCCGACGGCGAGGGGTTCGACGTCGCGGACCCGGAGGGCGTCCGAGAGGCCCTCTCCGACGACGAACTGGAGATCCCCGACGCCCCGGACACCGACTCCTCGTGGACGAAGTGGGACAAGATGGCCGCCGTCGGCTCGATCGCGATGTTCGCCGGCTACACGTTCCAGTCGGTCCGCGAACCGCTGGCGAGTGCGCTGCACGTCGTCCTCGGCCCGCTGATCGACGTGCTGCCGTTCTTCGCCGTCGTGATGGTGCTCGCGCTGTTCACCGGTCTGTACTCGACGCTGCTGCAGGCGAACCTCATGGACATGGAGGTCATGGGCGAGTACCAGCAGCGGATGAAGGACATCCAGGAGAAGCGCAAGCAGGCAAAGGAGCGCGGCGACGACGAGGAGCTCGAGCGCATCCAGGAGGAGCAGATGGAGGCGATGGCCGACAACATGGGCATGTTCAAGGAGCAGTTCCGCCCGATGGTGTGGATCATGGTCATCACCATCCCCGTCTTCCTGTGGATGTACGCCATCATCGGCTTCCGCGGCCAGCCGCTCTACCCGGAGATCGCCGACAGTCTCTCGAACGTGGTGATCCCGATCGCCGGCGAGGTCGCCTGGACCGACGGGTTCGTCGGCCCGCTGCAGGTGTGGATCGTCTGGTACTTCGTCTGCTCGATGTGCTTCACGCAGGTCATCCGCAAGGCGCTGAACATCCAGACGACGCCGACGTGA
- a CDS encoding succinylglutamate desuccinylase/aspartoacylase family protein codes for MDLPDPAPGSLERAWLDVTGLPTGGAERLPVIVVEGGSPGPTAWVTAGVHGDEVTGVVAAQDVANAFAPADGGADASGPLVDPADLRGRLVCVPVVNPAGLRRTTRHSYYGGEDPNRTFPDPTADSVGERTTQERVAERLYDAFADADLLLDLHTAQVNSIAYVIRHRVLYGERRDRETAEELADDLGRLTDALDLPTVVQYAPEEYVERGLHRSVAGAALNGAGVPACTVELGSHSTVDDRTRAAGVADVFRALVAFDALDSVPDPVLESDPATPDPVDFQVRRYRGPRVDAAGIVRPRVGPGDTVQAGDVVADVRTANGEYQSSVTSDHDGYVLAHRTGVAVYENDAVAALAVRDEEPLVGERP; via the coding sequence ATGGACCTCCCAGACCCGGCGCCAGGGAGCCTCGAGCGCGCCTGGCTCGACGTCACGGGGCTGCCGACGGGCGGCGCGGAGCGACTGCCGGTGATCGTCGTCGAGGGCGGAAGCCCCGGACCGACCGCCTGGGTGACGGCGGGCGTCCACGGCGACGAGGTGACCGGCGTCGTCGCCGCCCAGGACGTCGCCAACGCGTTCGCGCCCGCGGACGGAGGGGCCGACGCCTCCGGACCGCTGGTCGACCCGGCTGACCTCCGGGGCCGCCTCGTCTGCGTCCCGGTCGTCAACCCCGCCGGCCTCCGCCGGACGACGCGGCACTCCTACTACGGCGGCGAGGACCCCAACAGGACGTTCCCGGACCCGACGGCCGACTCCGTCGGCGAGCGAACCACCCAGGAGCGCGTCGCCGAGCGGCTGTACGACGCCTTCGCCGACGCCGACCTCCTGCTGGACCTCCACACCGCGCAGGTCAACTCCATCGCCTACGTCATCCGCCACCGCGTGCTGTACGGCGAGCGCCGCGACCGCGAGACCGCCGAGGAACTGGCCGACGACCTCGGCCGACTCACGGACGCGCTCGACCTCCCGACGGTCGTCCAGTACGCCCCCGAGGAGTACGTCGAGCGCGGGCTGCACCGCTCGGTCGCGGGCGCGGCGCTGAACGGCGCCGGCGTCCCGGCGTGCACCGTGGAACTGGGGAGCCACAGCACCGTCGACGACCGGACCCGGGCCGCCGGCGTCGCCGACGTCTTCCGCGCGCTCGTCGCCTTCGACGCACTCGATTCCGTTCCCGACCCAGTTCTCGAGTCCGACCCGGCGACCCCGGACCCGGTCGACTTCCAGGTCCGGCGGTACCGCGGTCCGCGCGTCGACGCCGCCGGTATCGTCCGTCCACGGGTCGGGCCCGGCGACACGGTCCAGGCGGGCGACGTCGTCGCCGACGTCCGCACCGCGAACGGCGAGTATCAGAGCTCGGTCACGAGCGACCACGACGGGTACGTCCTCGCCCACCGGACCGGCGTGGCGGTCTACGAGAACGACGCCGTCGCGGCGCTGGCCGTCCGCGACGAGGAACCCCTGGTGGGCGAGCGTCCCTGA
- a CDS encoding transcription factor S — translation MQFCEECGSMMHGQGDEMVCSSCGATQTKDADRASEFVSTEAQSDDELIETEEGADFEGKPTADDVTCEECGHGKAWYTIKQTGAADEPPTRFFKCQECGYRWREYS, via the coding sequence ATGCAGTTCTGCGAGGAGTGCGGCTCCATGATGCACGGCCAGGGCGACGAGATGGTCTGCTCGTCCTGCGGCGCCACCCAGACGAAGGACGCGGACCGCGCCTCGGAGTTCGTCTCGACGGAGGCCCAGTCCGACGACGAACTCATCGAGACCGAGGAGGGCGCCGACTTCGAGGGCAAACCCACCGCAGACGACGTCACCTGCGAGGAGTGCGGCCACGGGAAGGCCTGGTACACGATCAAGCAGACCGGCGCCGCCGACGAGCCGCCGACGCGGTTCTTCAAGTGCCAGGAGTGCGGCTACCGCTGGCGGGAGTACAGCTGA
- a CDS encoding acyl-CoA thioesterase, with the protein MVDLMDTYIEDRNRVQPHHANNLGTAHGGNVLHWMDEVGAMSAMRFAGQSCVTAHIDSVDFQLPLELGDIALIEAYTYNSGRTSVRVRVRAHAEDPMTGDTEVTTESYFVFVAIDEDGHPVEVPELETSTAEGEQLREQALADEAQ; encoded by the coding sequence ATGGTCGACCTGATGGACACCTACATCGAGGACCGCAACCGCGTCCAGCCGCACCACGCCAACAACCTCGGCACCGCCCACGGGGGGAACGTCCTCCACTGGATGGACGAGGTCGGCGCCATGAGCGCGATGCGGTTCGCCGGACAGTCCTGCGTGACCGCCCACATCGACTCGGTTGACTTCCAGTTGCCCCTCGAGCTCGGCGACATCGCGCTGATCGAGGCGTACACCTACAACTCGGGCCGGACGAGCGTCCGCGTGCGGGTGCGGGCCCACGCGGAGGACCCGATGACGGGAGACACCGAGGTCACGACGGAGTCGTACTTCGTCTTCGTCGCCATCGACGAGGACGGGCATCCGGTCGAGGTTCCGGAACTGGAGACCAGTACGGCGGAGGGCGAACAGTTGCGCGAGCAGGCGCTGGCGGACGAAGCGCAGTAG
- a CDS encoding RAD55 family ATPase — MDRIPFGIRRLDTTIGGGAPPGSVVLLSGQAGAGAREFMYTCAIMNGLAEGDPDLFDLYYGGIDDRAAPPEEVHYVSFTSDERQVRREMTLAMDDEIVDAAIENVEFHDLSPEFFRLSPVPREWYASKTQSISELGQSQDRKSVPEALGNRLTEHAAGNVVVIDSIADLISSTDDLPWNDIPVLLKGLSRAAYDWGGLILAHVNQETLDAEKHGQLMDSADGTLLFEWESGGSARARTMVVKQFRGVLSRIEDEDIVRFETEIGDSGFDISDVRKIR, encoded by the coding sequence ATGGACCGCATCCCCTTCGGGATCCGACGCCTCGATACGACCATCGGCGGCGGCGCGCCGCCGGGGAGCGTCGTGCTGCTGTCGGGGCAGGCCGGCGCCGGGGCGCGGGAGTTCATGTACACCTGCGCCATCATGAACGGCCTCGCGGAGGGCGACCCCGACCTCTTCGACCTCTACTACGGCGGCATCGACGACCGCGCCGCGCCGCCGGAGGAGGTCCACTACGTCTCCTTCACCTCGGACGAGCGGCAGGTGCGCCGCGAGATGACGCTGGCGATGGACGACGAGATCGTCGACGCCGCCATCGAGAACGTCGAGTTCCACGACCTCTCCCCGGAGTTCTTCCGGCTGAGCCCCGTCCCGCGGGAGTGGTACGCCTCGAAGACCCAGAGCATCTCCGAGCTGGGGCAGTCCCAGGACCGCAAGAGCGTCCCGGAGGCACTAGGCAACCGGCTCACCGAACACGCGGCGGGCAACGTCGTCGTCATCGACTCCATCGCCGACCTCATCAGCTCGACCGACGACCTCCCGTGGAACGACATCCCCGTCCTACTGAAGGGGCTCTCGCGGGCCGCCTACGACTGGGGCGGGCTCATCCTCGCGCACGTCAACCAGGAGACCCTCGACGCCGAGAAGCACGGCCAGCTCATGGACTCCGCGGACGGGACGCTCCTGTTCGAGTGGGAGAGCGGCGGCTCCGCCCGCGCGCGGACGATGGTCGTCAAGCAGTTCCGCGGCGTCCTCTCGCGGATCGAGGACGAGGACATCGTCCGCTTCGAGACCGAGATCGGCGACTCCGGCTTCGACATCAGCGACGTCCGGAAGATCCGGTAG
- the ilvD gene encoding dihydroxy-acid dehydratase, whose protein sequence is MSQQEPPERESGDRQKPDDLPSNEVTEGVERAPHRAMFRAMGYDDEDLSSPMIGVANPAADITPCNVHLDDVAQAAYDAVDDAGGMPIEFGTITISDAISMGTEGMKASLVSREVIADSVELVSFGERMDGLVTIGGCDKNMPGMMMAAIRTDLPSVFLYGGSIMPGEHDGREVTIQNVFEGVGAVADGEMSEDELDDLERNACPGAGSCGGMFTANTMASISETIGFAPLGSSSPPAEDDDRYEVARESGELAVEAVQEGRKPSDFLSRESFENAISLQVAVGGSTNAVLHLLAMAAEAGIELDVKDFNEISARTPKIANLQPGGERVMNDLHEVGGVPVVLRELLEADLLHGDALTVTGETIAEAIERLDPAAIEDVDADFLHTVDDPIHERGAIRILTGNLAPEGAVIKITGEDHLHHEGPVRIFEDEETAMQYVQEGHVESGDVIGIRNEGPKGGPGMREMLGVTSAVAGQGHAEDVALFTDGRFSGATRGFSIGHVAPEAFDGGPIAALEDGDTITIDIDNLEMSVDLSDEEIERRIEERGQPEPNYTNGVLAKYGQQFDSAANGAVTNPGAKRND, encoded by the coding sequence ATGAGCCAGCAGGAACCGCCCGAGCGCGAGTCGGGCGACCGCCAGAAGCCCGACGACCTCCCGAGCAACGAGGTGACCGAGGGCGTCGAGCGCGCCCCCCACCGCGCGATGTTCCGCGCGATGGGCTACGACGACGAGGACCTCTCCTCGCCGATGATCGGCGTCGCCAACCCCGCCGCCGACATCACGCCCTGCAACGTCCACCTCGACGACGTCGCCCAGGCCGCCTACGACGCGGTCGACGACGCCGGCGGCATGCCCATCGAGTTCGGCACCATCACCATCTCCGACGCCATCTCGATGGGGACCGAGGGGATGAAGGCCTCCCTCGTCTCCCGGGAGGTCATCGCCGACAGCGTCGAGCTCGTCTCCTTCGGCGAGCGCATGGACGGCCTCGTCACCATCGGCGGCTGCGACAAGAACATGCCAGGGATGATGATGGCCGCCATCCGGACGGACCTCCCGTCGGTGTTCCTCTACGGCGGGTCCATCATGCCGGGCGAGCACGACGGCCGCGAGGTCACCATCCAGAACGTCTTCGAGGGGGTCGGCGCGGTCGCCGACGGCGAGATGAGCGAGGACGAACTCGACGACCTCGAGCGGAACGCCTGCCCGGGCGCCGGCTCCTGCGGCGGGATGTTCACCGCCAACACGATGGCGTCGATCTCCGAGACCATCGGCTTCGCGCCGCTGGGCTCGTCGTCGCCGCCCGCCGAGGACGACGACCGCTACGAGGTCGCCCGCGAGAGCGGCGAACTCGCCGTCGAGGCCGTCCAGGAGGGCCGGAAACCCTCCGACTTCCTCTCCCGGGAGTCCTTCGAGAACGCCATCTCGCTGCAGGTCGCCGTCGGCGGGTCGACCAACGCCGTCCTCCACCTGCTGGCGATGGCCGCCGAGGCCGGCATCGAGCTGGACGTCAAGGACTTCAACGAGATCAGCGCCCGCACCCCGAAGATCGCGAACCTCCAGCCCGGCGGCGAGCGCGTGATGAACGACCTCCACGAGGTCGGCGGCGTCCCGGTCGTCCTCCGGGAGCTCCTCGAGGCCGACCTCCTGCACGGCGACGCGCTCACGGTCACCGGGGAGACGATCGCCGAGGCGATCGAGCGTCTCGACCCGGCGGCAATCGAGGACGTCGACGCGGACTTCCTCCACACCGTCGACGACCCGATCCACGAGCGCGGCGCCATCCGCATCCTCACCGGCAACCTCGCGCCCGAGGGCGCGGTCATCAAGATCACCGGCGAGGACCACCTCCACCACGAGGGGCCGGTCCGGATCTTCGAGGACGAGGAGACCGCGATGCAGTACGTCCAGGAGGGCCACGTCGAGTCCGGTGACGTCATCGGCATCCGCAACGAGGGACCGAAGGGCGGCCCCGGCATGCGCGAGATGCTCGGCGTCACGAGCGCGGTCGCCGGCCAGGGCCACGCCGAGGACGTCGCGCTGTTCACCGACGGCCGGTTCTCGGGGGCCACACGCGGGTTCTCCATCGGCCACGTCGCCCCGGAGGCCTTCGACGGCGGCCCCATCGCCGCCCTGGAGGACGGCGACACCATCACCATCGACATCGACAACCTCGAGATGTCGGTGGACCTCTCCGACGAGGAGATCGAGCGCCGCATCGAGGAGCGCGGCCAGCCGGAGCCGAACTACACGAACGGCGTGCTGGCGAAGTACGGCCAGCAGTTCGACTCGGCGGCCAACGGCGCTGTGACGAACCCCGGCGCGAAGCGAAACGACTGA
- the cmk gene encoding (d)CMP kinase yields the protein MLLTISGPAGSGKSTVAAALAEELGYDHVSGGDIFRNLAAERDLTPLELNRLAEDDEQIDRDLDRRLREIAETRDDLVLESRLAGWMAGDHADFRIWLDAPLSVRAERIADREEKAVDVAREETRKRSESEALRYEEYYDIDIEELGIYDLALNTARFSPGAVLDVILTAVDAYDPADDEGKAPVEGVDYDF from the coding sequence ATGTTGCTGACCATCTCCGGCCCCGCCGGCAGCGGCAAGAGCACCGTCGCCGCCGCGCTGGCCGAAGAACTCGGCTACGACCACGTCAGCGGCGGCGACATCTTCCGCAACCTGGCGGCCGAGCGCGACCTCACGCCGCTGGAACTCAACCGGCTCGCCGAGGACGACGAGCAGATCGACCGCGACCTCGACCGACGGCTGCGGGAGATCGCCGAGACCCGCGACGACCTCGTCCTCGAGTCGCGGCTCGCCGGCTGGATGGCCGGCGACCACGCCGACTTCCGCATCTGGTTGGACGCCCCGCTGTCGGTCCGCGCCGAGCGCATCGCCGACCGCGAGGAGAAGGCCGTCGACGTCGCCCGCGAGGAGACCCGGAAGCGCAGCGAAAGCGAGGCGCTCCGCTACGAGGAGTACTACGACATCGACATCGAGGAACTCGGCATCTACGACCTCGCGCTCAACACCGCGCGGTTCTCGCCGGGCGCCGTCCTCGACGTCATCCTGACCGCGGTCGACGCCTACGACCCCGCCGACGACGAGGGGAAGGCCCCAGTGGAAGGCGTCGACTACGACTTCTGA
- a CDS encoding beta-ribofuranosylaminobenzene 5'-phosphate synthase family protein produces MRVRVDAGARLHVGFQNLSLAHERLYGGVGVALDEPSVVLTAEPAAAVACEDPLVADYADRVCEVLGVDGARIDVEASLPRHVGLGSGTQLALATLAAVARAHEMAPRVRERAPELDRGGRSGVGVAAFEAGGFVVDAGHPTERFTTAPPAAGEWEVPAVAARHEVPADWRFVLVLADAEQGRSGDAENESMRAVVENADPAVADDLAALLVRRLLPAVAEGRLEAFGDALGAFGRLNGAWYADEQGGVYRPPAGRLIDALAERPSVRGVGQSSWGPAVYGVTDATLADDARVAAEDALSAADVDGSVRVVAPRNEGARVDPA; encoded by the coding sequence ATGCGCGTCCGCGTCGACGCCGGCGCCCGCCTCCACGTCGGCTTCCAGAACCTCTCGCTGGCCCACGAGCGCCTCTACGGGGGCGTCGGGGTCGCCCTCGACGAGCCGTCGGTGGTGCTGACGGCCGAACCCGCCGCCGCGGTCGCCTGCGAGGACCCGCTGGTCGCGGACTACGCCGACCGCGTCTGCGAGGTGCTGGGGGTCGACGGCGCCCGGATCGACGTCGAGGCGTCGCTGCCCCGCCACGTCGGCCTCGGCAGCGGGACGCAGCTCGCGCTGGCGACGCTCGCCGCCGTCGCTCGCGCCCACGAGATGGCGCCGCGAGTCAGAGAGCGGGCGCCCGAACTCGACCGCGGCGGCCGCAGCGGCGTCGGCGTGGCCGCCTTCGAGGCCGGCGGGTTCGTCGTCGACGCCGGCCACCCCACTGAGCGGTTCACGACCGCCCCGCCCGCTGCCGGCGAGTGGGAGGTCCCGGCGGTCGCCGCGCGCCACGAAGTCCCGGCCGACTGGCGGTTCGTCCTGGTGCTGGCCGACGCCGAGCAGGGCCGCAGCGGCGACGCCGAGAACGAGAGCATGCGCGCGGTCGTCGAGAACGCCGACCCCGCCGTGGCCGACGACCTCGCCGCCCTGCTGGTCCGGCGGCTGCTCCCCGCCGTCGCCGAGGGTCGCCTGGAAGCGTTCGGCGACGCGCTGGGGGCGTTCGGCCGGCTCAACGGCGCCTGGTACGCCGACGAGCAGGGCGGCGTCTACCGACCGCCGGCGGGCCGGCTCATCGACGCCCTCGCCGAGCGGCCGTCGGTCCGCGGCGTCGGGCAGTCCTCGTGGGGGCCGGCCGTCTACGGCGTGACGGACGCGACGCTGGCCGACGACGCCCGGGTGGCCGCCGAGGACGCGCTGTCGGCGGCCGACGTCGACGGCTCCGTTCGGGTCGTCGCCCCGCGGAACGAGGGCGCCCGCGTCGACCCGGCGTGA